In the Kribbella sp. NBC_00482 genome, one interval contains:
- a CDS encoding vWA domain-containing protein → MADFTASVYQNEFLPDGGTDVHAIVTVNCTGAGAAGQSGSGDAGEIIIVDTSGSMGRDGVQAAAYAAQTALDQILDGVWFAVISGNDRAQLAFPPSAEPVMVKMDPYTRQAAKDAVSRFYADGGTAMGTWLRLASRVFATVPSLTQKHAILLTDGENQHETPQALTQTIEAVTGQFQCDTRGVGVAWQVDEVRRIAQALLGTVDIIPAPDQLAAEFSKLIQNAMGRGVAQADLRVWAPQGAEVLFVRQVAPTVEDLTSRRTSINPLTGSYPTGSWGDESRDYHVAIRLAAKAVGQEQLAARVQLVLGNDNVAQGLVKALWSADEALTTRINPEVAHYTGQTELAQAIQDGLAAKAVGDTATATTKLGRAVQLAAQTGNEEATTRLRKVVEIDDQDTGTVRLKRTVEKADEMALDTASTKTTRVRK, encoded by the coding sequence ATGGCCGACTTCACCGCCTCCGTTTACCAGAACGAGTTCCTGCCGGACGGCGGGACCGACGTGCACGCCATCGTCACGGTGAACTGCACCGGTGCCGGCGCCGCAGGGCAGTCCGGCAGCGGCGACGCGGGCGAGATCATCATCGTCGACACCTCCGGCTCGATGGGTCGCGACGGTGTCCAGGCGGCCGCATACGCCGCGCAGACCGCGCTCGACCAGATCCTCGACGGCGTCTGGTTCGCGGTGATCTCCGGCAACGACCGCGCGCAGCTGGCGTTCCCGCCGTCTGCGGAGCCGGTGATGGTCAAGATGGACCCGTACACCCGGCAGGCCGCCAAGGACGCCGTGTCCCGGTTCTACGCCGACGGCGGGACCGCGATGGGCACGTGGCTGCGGCTGGCGTCGCGGGTCTTCGCCACCGTTCCGTCGCTGACGCAGAAGCACGCCATCCTGCTGACCGACGGTGAGAACCAGCACGAGACGCCGCAGGCGCTGACCCAGACGATCGAGGCGGTGACCGGCCAGTTCCAGTGCGACACCCGCGGTGTCGGCGTGGCCTGGCAGGTGGACGAGGTACGCCGGATCGCGCAGGCCCTGCTCGGGACCGTCGACATCATCCCGGCGCCGGACCAGCTGGCCGCCGAGTTCTCCAAGCTGATCCAGAACGCGATGGGCCGTGGCGTCGCGCAGGCCGATCTGCGCGTCTGGGCGCCGCAGGGTGCTGAGGTGCTGTTCGTCCGGCAGGTCGCACCGACGGTCGAGGACCTGACGTCCCGGCGTACGTCGATCAACCCGTTGACGGGGTCGTACCCGACCGGCTCGTGGGGTGACGAGTCCCGCGACTACCACGTGGCGATCCGGCTGGCCGCGAAGGCGGTCGGGCAGGAGCAGCTCGCGGCACGCGTCCAGCTGGTGCTGGGCAACGACAACGTCGCGCAGGGCCTGGTGAAGGCGCTGTGGTCCGCGGACGAGGCGCTCACCACCCGGATCAACCCGGAGGTCGCGCACTACACCGGACAGACCGAGCTGGCGCAGGCGATCCAGGACGGTCTGGCCGCGAAGGCGGTCGGCGACACGGCGACGGCGACCACGAAGCTCGGTCGCGCGGTGCAGCTCGCCGCTCAGACCGGCAACGAAGAGGCGACGACGCGGCTGCGGAAGGTTGTCGAGATCGACGACCAGGATACGGGTACGGTGCGGCTGAAGCGGACGGTCGAGAAAGCCGATGAGATGGCGCTCGACACGGCCTCCACCAAGACCACCCGGGTGCGGAAATGA
- a CDS encoding serine/threonine-protein kinase has protein sequence MTTNTACTQPGCTGSIVDGYCDVCGSPAATSTSAGAAAPAAVSTTGACTQPGCTGTYVDGYCDVCGSPAPGGGTAASGEPDALSTVSTVSRASNRLASTPLGSARAGQAGSKLTRKLGTSSTRLRGARLGAGLTHVPTIPAIDASKAILANPMVPEDRRNCPSCGHAVGRSRNDQPGRTEGFCPNCRNRFSFSPKLQDGDLVGGQYLVRGCLAHGGFGWIYLAQDQNVSNRWVVLKGLLNSEDPDAVAAAIAEQQFLARVEHPLIVEIYNFVTHDGAGYIVMEYVGGTSLKTLLKQRMSANNGQYDALPIDVAIAYLLEILPAFSYLHDLGLVYCDFKPDNIIQVGDAVKLIDLGGVRRIDDLDSAIYGTVGFQAPEVAEVGPSVASDIYTLGRTLCVLAMEFRGYQSRFIDTLPPVADVPLFQKYDSVFRLLAKACAKDPADRFQSADEFRVQLLGVLREVVADKQGVKAAQHSASSLLFGTPGDRAAGLGEAAQPWQQLPSLAPDDSDKMASWLKTVSVPDPAKRLELLVDAPEQSAQTLLEVAEAALEVGPERYDMVDTAVADLLNEDPWEWRAVWMAGLVALARGDSKTAQSAFNAVYGQVPGELAPKLALAIACEHSGEFDVAEGLYLTCARTDANYIAPSAFGLTNIRTSRNDLDGALNALDLVPRTSGEYVRARRQRAGVLAGSGRGLPALAQAMDSIATLTIDPVDRANLAANVFRTALTEVQQSGPQEALRIDGRAATETSLRDGLEATYRLLADQAQTRPERIALVDQANEVRGWTLR, from the coding sequence ATGACGACCAACACCGCCTGCACCCAGCCGGGCTGTACCGGCTCCATCGTGGACGGGTACTGCGACGTCTGCGGCTCCCCCGCGGCCACGTCGACGAGTGCCGGTGCCGCTGCGCCGGCTGCTGTCTCTACGACTGGTGCGTGCACGCAGCCGGGCTGCACGGGGACCTATGTCGACGGGTACTGCGACGTGTGCGGCTCCCCCGCACCGGGCGGCGGCACCGCGGCCAGCGGCGAGCCGGACGCGCTCAGCACGGTGTCGACCGTCTCCCGCGCCTCGAACCGGCTGGCCTCCACGCCACTCGGCTCGGCGCGTGCGGGACAGGCCGGCTCGAAGCTGACCCGCAAGCTCGGTACATCGTCCACCCGGCTGCGCGGCGCGCGGCTCGGTGCCGGACTGACCCACGTACCGACGATCCCGGCGATCGACGCGAGCAAGGCGATCCTGGCCAACCCGATGGTCCCGGAGGACCGCCGGAACTGCCCGAGCTGCGGCCACGCGGTCGGCCGTTCCCGCAACGATCAGCCGGGCCGGACCGAGGGGTTCTGCCCGAACTGCCGCAACCGGTTCTCGTTCTCGCCGAAGCTGCAGGACGGCGACCTGGTCGGCGGGCAGTACCTGGTCCGCGGCTGCCTGGCGCACGGTGGTTTCGGCTGGATCTACCTGGCCCAGGACCAGAACGTGTCCAACCGCTGGGTCGTCCTGAAGGGCCTGCTGAACTCCGAGGACCCGGACGCGGTCGCGGCCGCGATCGCCGAGCAGCAGTTCCTGGCCCGAGTCGAGCACCCGCTGATCGTCGAGATCTACAACTTCGTCACCCACGACGGCGCCGGCTACATCGTCATGGAGTACGTCGGCGGCACCTCGCTGAAGACGCTGCTCAAGCAGCGGATGTCCGCCAACAACGGCCAGTACGACGCGCTGCCGATCGACGTGGCGATCGCGTACCTGCTGGAGATCCTGCCGGCGTTCTCGTACCTGCACGACCTCGGCCTGGTGTACTGCGACTTCAAACCGGACAACATCATCCAGGTCGGTGACGCGGTCAAGCTGATCGACCTCGGCGGTGTCCGGCGGATCGACGACCTGGACTCGGCGATCTACGGCACGGTCGGCTTCCAGGCGCCCGAGGTCGCCGAGGTCGGACCGTCGGTCGCCTCCGACATCTACACGCTCGGCCGGACGCTGTGCGTGCTCGCGATGGAGTTCCGCGGTTACCAGAGCCGGTTCATCGACACGCTGCCGCCAGTGGCCGACGTACCGCTGTTCCAGAAGTACGACTCGGTGTTCCGCCTGCTGGCCAAGGCGTGCGCGAAGGACCCTGCGGACCGGTTCCAGTCCGCCGACGAGTTCCGCGTGCAGCTGCTCGGCGTACTGCGGGAGGTCGTGGCCGACAAGCAGGGCGTCAAGGCGGCCCAGCACTCGGCGTCGTCGCTCCTGTTCGGTACGCCGGGCGACAGGGCCGCCGGACTGGGCGAGGCGGCCCAGCCGTGGCAGCAGCTGCCGTCGCTGGCGCCGGACGACAGCGACAAGATGGCCAGCTGGCTGAAGACGGTCAGCGTGCCGGACCCGGCGAAGCGGCTGGAGCTACTGGTCGACGCGCCGGAGCAGTCGGCGCAGACGCTGCTGGAGGTCGCAGAAGCAGCGCTGGAGGTCGGGCCCGAGCGCTACGACATGGTCGACACCGCGGTGGCCGACCTGCTCAACGAGGACCCGTGGGAGTGGCGTGCGGTCTGGATGGCCGGACTGGTCGCCCTGGCCCGTGGCGACTCGAAAACGGCGCAGTCCGCGTTCAACGCCGTCTACGGCCAGGTGCCGGGTGAGCTGGCGCCGAAACTGGCGCTGGCGATCGCCTGTGAGCACAGCGGCGAGTTCGACGTTGCCGAGGGCCTCTACCTCACCTGTGCGCGCACCGATGCCAACTACATCGCACCCTCGGCATTCGGCCTGACCAACATCAGGACCTCGCGCAACGACCTGGACGGTGCGCTCAACGCGCTCGACCTGGTGCCGCGGACCAGCGGCGAGTACGTACGTGCTCGTCGCCAGCGAGCCGGTGTACTGGCAGGATCGGGGCGTGGCCTTCCCGCGCTCGCCCAGGCGATGGACAGCATCGCGACGCTGACCATCGACCCGGTCGACCGGGCCAACCTGGCCGCGAACGTGTTCCGGACCGCGCTCACCGAGGTCCAGCAGTCAGGTCCGCAGGAAGCTCTGCGGATCGACGGACGGGCAGCCACCGAGACCTCCCTGCGGGACGGGCTCGAGGCCACCTACCGGCTGCTGGCCGACCAGGCGCAGACCCGGCCGGAACGGATCGCCCTGGTCGACCAGGCCAACGAGGTTCGAGGATGGACGTTGCGATGA
- a CDS encoding FHA domain-containing protein gives MTVNCPSGHPSTSTDYCDVCGLPIPAGAPASSADPAASAAPAPDPGSSATPPAAPAAQACPNCSEAAAPDALFCESCGYDFTTGTMPRPASSLDLSSGPAPATPPATPSAPAALAEWVVERWVDPDWYAVQQSDDPCPSPGLPTVIPLTEKSLLIGRPSRSRGISPEIDCGDDTGVSRRQAQLTTDGQRWWVEDLQSSNGTYVASAAGPLPETPIIPGQRQELNPDDRVYVGAWTRLVVRKATPEEQAGQA, from the coding sequence ATGACCGTGAACTGTCCCAGTGGACATCCGTCCACCTCCACCGACTACTGCGACGTCTGCGGCCTCCCCATCCCGGCCGGGGCACCAGCGAGCAGCGCGGACCCCGCTGCGTCGGCGGCGCCCGCCCCTGACCCCGGTTCCTCGGCGACCCCTCCCGCCGCCCCGGCTGCGCAGGCCTGTCCGAACTGTTCGGAGGCGGCCGCCCCCGACGCGTTGTTCTGCGAGAGCTGCGGTTACGACTTCACCACCGGCACCATGCCGCGACCGGCCTCGTCGCTCGACCTGTCCTCCGGCCCTGCTCCGGCAACCCCACCGGCGACCCCGTCGGCACCGGCCGCGCTGGCCGAGTGGGTCGTCGAGCGCTGGGTCGACCCGGACTGGTACGCCGTACAGCAGAGTGACGACCCGTGTCCGTCACCGGGGCTGCCGACGGTGATCCCGCTGACCGAGAAGAGCCTGCTGATCGGCCGGCCGTCCCGTAGCCGCGGCATCTCGCCGGAGATCGACTGCGGCGACGACACCGGCGTCAGCCGCCGGCAGGCCCAGCTGACCACCGACGGCCAGCGCTGGTGGGTGGAGGACCTGCAGTCCTCCAACGGCACGTACGTCGCCTCCGCCGCCGGACCGCTCCCGGAGACCCCGATCATCCCGGGCCAGCGGCAGGAGCTGAACCCCGACGACCGTGTCTACGTCGGCGCCTGGACCCGCCTCGTGGTCCGCAAGGCAACCCCGGAGGAGCAGGCCGGACAGGCCTAG
- a CDS encoding glutamate ABC transporter substrate-binding protein, producing the protein MKKLIPIAVATALLLTACGNGNYAATQIPAGPQAPATSAAPAATECTAAEKAAALESYEPQGTLPAPGAMPAGTTMAKIQARGRLIAGVSADSLHLGSRNPISGKIEGFDIDMVKAVAKAIFGTDVGHLELRVISSPQRIPLLENKSVDIVARNMTINCERWKRIAFSAEYYRSGQKTLVQRDSTATSIKDLSGKTICAPAGSTSLDNLKKANPAIKPITADTDTGCLVLFQQGKADGISGDDTVLAGDAAQDPYAKVILGERFSEEPYGLGINKENVDFVQFVNGVLAQMKTPPAAGGVSPWMASYNTWLGTDLGELKAPPTPAYGR; encoded by the coding sequence ATGAAGAAGCTGATCCCGATCGCCGTCGCCACCGCCCTCCTGCTGACCGCCTGCGGCAACGGCAACTACGCCGCAACGCAGATCCCCGCAGGACCTCAGGCGCCGGCGACGTCCGCCGCGCCCGCGGCAACGGAGTGCACGGCAGCCGAGAAGGCCGCAGCGCTGGAGTCCTACGAGCCCCAGGGCACGCTGCCGGCGCCGGGCGCCATGCCGGCCGGGACGACGATGGCGAAGATCCAGGCTCGCGGCCGGCTGATCGCCGGCGTCTCCGCCGACAGCCTGCACCTCGGTTCCCGGAACCCGATCAGCGGCAAGATCGAAGGCTTCGACATCGACATGGTCAAGGCCGTCGCGAAGGCGATCTTCGGCACCGACGTCGGCCACCTCGAGCTCCGGGTGATCTCCAGCCCGCAGCGCATCCCCTTGCTGGAGAACAAGAGCGTCGACATCGTCGCTCGGAACATGACGATCAACTGCGAACGCTGGAAGCGGATCGCGTTCTCGGCGGAGTACTACCGGTCCGGCCAGAAGACGCTCGTGCAGCGGGACTCGACTGCCACGAGTATCAAGGACCTGTCGGGCAAGACGATCTGTGCCCCGGCCGGCTCGACCAGCCTGGACAACCTGAAGAAGGCGAACCCGGCGATCAAGCCCATCACGGCCGACACGGACACCGGCTGCCTGGTGCTGTTCCAGCAGGGCAAGGCGGACGGCATCAGCGGTGACGACACGGTGCTGGCCGGGGATGCCGCACAGGATCCCTACGCGAAGGTGATCCTGGGCGAGCGGTTCAGCGAGGAACCGTACGGCCTCGGGATCAACAAGGAGAACGTCGACTTCGTCCAGTTCGTGAACGGAGTTCTCGCGCAGATGAAGACGCCTCCGGCCGCGGGAGGTGTGAGCCCGTGGATGGCTTCCTACAACACGTGGCTCGGCACGGACCTGGGCGAGTTGAAGGCCCCGCCGACACCCGCCTACGGCCGATGA
- a CDS encoding glycoside hydrolase family 6 protein → MPTTRPVVAGLLLTAALLVFGRPESGLAEATGDPLKLTTGFYVDPASSAAAYVRRHPEDTELASKIAAQASARWVGAWSGDVQASVTAYTTAAGKAGKLPVLVTDNLPGRQCGIGGGAASDAAYRTWIAAVSAGIGTRPAVVVLEPDALARLDCYPTSEWDARIALLKYAVGVLAVKNPNTWTYLDAGNVTSGDAKEMARRLRLADIGKVRGFALNTANYFTTEQSVTRGNEILQALGGGTHYIVDTSRNGNGSDGSSCNPPARKLGTPPARTPAPVDLHLWLRTPGESDGPCGLTPDLPTRTFSPLLAHHLITGT, encoded by the coding sequence ATGCCGACCACGCGTCCGGTAGTTGCTGGCCTGTTGCTGACCGCCGCGCTGCTCGTCTTCGGCCGGCCCGAGTCCGGGCTGGCCGAAGCGACCGGCGATCCGCTGAAGCTCACCACCGGGTTCTACGTCGACCCGGCTTCATCCGCTGCCGCGTATGTACGGCGGCATCCGGAGGACACCGAGCTCGCGTCGAAGATCGCCGCGCAGGCGTCGGCGCGGTGGGTCGGCGCGTGGAGCGGAGACGTGCAGGCGAGTGTCACGGCGTACACGACGGCAGCGGGCAAGGCGGGCAAGTTGCCGGTGCTGGTGACGGACAACCTTCCGGGACGCCAGTGCGGGATCGGCGGCGGAGCCGCGTCGGACGCGGCGTACCGGACGTGGATCGCGGCGGTGTCGGCCGGGATCGGGACACGGCCGGCGGTGGTGGTTCTCGAACCGGATGCGCTGGCGCGGCTCGACTGCTACCCGACGTCGGAGTGGGACGCGCGGATCGCGCTGCTGAAGTACGCCGTGGGGGTGCTGGCGGTGAAGAACCCGAACACGTGGACGTATCTCGACGCCGGGAACGTGACGTCCGGTGACGCGAAGGAGATGGCGCGCCGGTTGCGGCTCGCGGACATCGGCAAGGTGCGCGGGTTCGCGCTGAACACCGCGAACTACTTCACCACCGAGCAGTCGGTCACCCGCGGAAACGAGATCCTGCAAGCCCTCGGCGGCGGCACCCACTACATCGTCGACACCAGCCGCAACGGCAACGGCTCCGACGGCAGCTCCTGCAACCCACCCGCCCGCAAACTAGGCACTCCCCCGGCACGCACCCCCGCCCCGGTCGACCTCCACCTCTGGCTCCGCACCCCCGGCGAATCCGACGGCCCCTGCGGCCTCACCCCAGACCTCCCCACCAGAACCTTCTCCCCGCTATTGGCCCACCACCTGATCACCGGCACCTGA
- a CDS encoding GNAT family N-acetyltransferase, with product MTIRNTVEADLDTIFALIEQKSVNTVTAERFREYVASGYYKHEWNWVVEENGAIQALAIWWGVPGESHPYSIDGLYYAGDGAPVPVWTELLKYAVASRPADAEPPEYHFFLDSNWQDQPDVVAALQVRSQAAVAVGLTGITDRLRYEWKPEYGLPERSTRLKFEPADDEAFVDVFMRVSDGSLDAATAREIARLGAEGAAREELAMYKSMPGDRDWWRLAYDGDGELVGFEIPSANAGGPVVGYLGVLPEHRGHGLSDDLLAEITHQLAETGAEHIRADTDFGNVPMAKSFERQGYRKFAVRRVLAFPEN from the coding sequence GTGACCATCCGCAACACCGTCGAGGCAGACCTCGACACCATCTTTGCTCTGATCGAGCAGAAGTCCGTCAACACCGTCACCGCCGAGCGCTTCCGCGAGTACGTTGCCAGCGGCTACTACAAGCACGAATGGAACTGGGTCGTCGAGGAGAACGGCGCGATCCAAGCCCTCGCGATCTGGTGGGGCGTCCCGGGCGAGAGCCACCCGTACAGCATCGACGGCCTCTACTACGCCGGCGACGGTGCCCCGGTCCCGGTGTGGACCGAGCTGCTGAAGTACGCCGTCGCGTCCCGGCCGGCCGATGCCGAGCCGCCGGAGTACCACTTCTTCCTGGACAGCAACTGGCAGGACCAGCCAGACGTCGTCGCGGCGCTGCAGGTCCGGAGTCAGGCGGCCGTCGCTGTCGGCTTGACCGGGATCACCGATCGGCTGCGCTACGAGTGGAAGCCGGAGTACGGGCTGCCGGAGCGGTCCACCCGGCTGAAGTTCGAGCCGGCCGACGACGAGGCGTTCGTCGACGTGTTCATGCGGGTCAGTGACGGCAGCCTGGACGCCGCGACCGCGCGGGAGATCGCGCGACTCGGCGCCGAGGGTGCGGCCCGCGAAGAGCTGGCGATGTACAAGTCGATGCCGGGCGACCGGGACTGGTGGCGGCTCGCGTACGACGGCGACGGCGAACTGGTCGGGTTCGAGATCCCGTCGGCGAACGCGGGCGGGCCGGTCGTCGGGTACCTCGGCGTCCTGCCGGAGCATCGCGGGCACGGGCTGAGCGACGACCTGCTGGCCGAGATCACGCACCAGCTGGCGGAGACCGGCGCCGAACACATCCGGGCCGACACCGACTTCGGCAACGTCCCGATGGCGAAGAGCTTCGAGCGCCAGGGGTACCGGAAGTTCGCCGTACGCCGGGTACTGGCCTTCCCGGAGAACTGA
- a CDS encoding ribonuclease domain-containing protein, which translates to MRTLIAAVTLAATAALGPTAYAAPAPAPTTTVTTVATAPAAIDTCALSSLPSQASDTLELIHSGGPFPYDQDGTVFSNREGILPDESSGYYHEYTVITPGSPDRGARRLVGGGGATTTPEHVYYTSDHYASFCEVDENS; encoded by the coding sequence ATGAGAACCCTCATCGCCGCCGTGACCCTGGCAGCCACCGCCGCCCTGGGTCCCACGGCCTACGCCGCCCCAGCCCCCGCCCCCACCACCACCGTCACGACCGTCGCCACCGCGCCGGCCGCGATCGACACCTGCGCACTCAGCTCGCTGCCGTCGCAAGCCTCCGACACGCTCGAGCTGATCCACTCCGGCGGACCGTTCCCGTACGACCAGGACGGCACCGTCTTCTCGAACCGGGAGGGCATCCTCCCGGACGAGTCCAGCGGGTACTACCACGAGTACACCGTGATCACGCCCGGCTCCCCCGACCGCGGCGCCCGCCGGCTGGTCGGCGGCGGCGGCGCGACGACCACACCCGAACACGTCTACTACACCAGCGACCACTACGCCTCGTTCTGCGAGGTCGACGAGAACAGCTGA
- the groL gene encoding chaperonin GroEL (60 kDa chaperone family; promotes refolding of misfolded polypeptides especially under stressful conditions; forms two stacked rings of heptamers to form a barrel-shaped 14mer; ends can be capped by GroES; misfolded proteins enter the barrel where they are refolded when GroES binds) produces the protein MPKLIAFDEEARRGLERGMNTLADAVKVTLGPKGRNVVLEKKWGAPTITNDGVSIAKEIELEDPYEKIGAELVKEVAKKTDDVAGDGTTTATVLAQALVREGLRNVAAGANPMGLKKGIEKATEAVSEQLLALAKPVETREQIAATASISAADNQVGSIIAEAMDKVGKEGVITVEESNTFGLELELTEGMRFDKGYISPYFVTDTDRMEAVLDDPYILVVNSKIGSIKDLVPVLEKVMQTGKPLAIIAEDVEGEALATLVVNKIKGTFKAVAVKAPGFGDRRKAMLVDIAVLTGGEVISEEVGLKLDTVELELLGQARKIVVTKDETTIVEGSGDADQITGRVNQIRAEIEKSDSDYDREKLQERLAKLAGGVAVIKVGAATEVELKERKHRIEDAVRNAKAAVEEGIVAGGGVALLQASVIAFEKLDLEGDEATGAEIVRKAVEAPLKQIAVNAGLEGGVVVEKVRNLEPGWGLNAATGEYVDLIKTGIIDPAKVTRSALQNAASIAALFLTTEAVIADKPEKAAAAPGGAPDMGGMDF, from the coding sequence ATGCCCAAGCTGATTGCTTTCGATGAAGAGGCGCGCCGCGGCCTCGAGCGGGGAATGAACACCCTCGCCGACGCCGTCAAGGTGACGCTTGGCCCGAAGGGCCGCAACGTCGTTCTGGAGAAGAAGTGGGGCGCACCCACGATCACCAACGACGGCGTCTCCATCGCCAAGGAGATCGAGCTCGAGGACCCGTACGAGAAGATCGGGGCCGAGCTCGTCAAGGAAGTTGCCAAGAAGACCGACGACGTCGCTGGTGACGGTACGACCACCGCCACCGTGCTGGCCCAGGCCCTCGTTCGCGAGGGGCTGCGCAACGTTGCCGCCGGCGCCAACCCGATGGGCCTGAAGAAGGGCATCGAGAAGGCGACCGAGGCCGTCAGCGAGCAGCTGCTGGCGCTGGCCAAGCCGGTCGAGACCCGTGAGCAGATCGCGGCGACCGCGTCCATCTCGGCCGCGGACAACCAGGTCGGCTCGATCATCGCCGAGGCGATGGACAAGGTCGGCAAGGAAGGTGTCATCACCGTCGAGGAGAGCAACACCTTCGGCCTCGAGCTCGAGCTCACCGAGGGTATGCGCTTCGACAAGGGCTACATCTCGCCGTACTTCGTGACCGACACGGACCGGATGGAGGCCGTCCTCGACGACCCCTACATCCTGGTCGTGAACAGCAAGATCGGCAGCATCAAGGACCTGGTCCCGGTGCTGGAGAAGGTCATGCAGACCGGCAAGCCGCTGGCGATCATCGCCGAGGACGTCGAGGGCGAGGCCCTGGCGACCCTGGTCGTGAACAAGATCAAGGGCACCTTCAAGGCCGTCGCCGTCAAGGCGCCGGGCTTCGGTGACCGCCGCAAGGCCATGCTGGTCGACATCGCCGTCCTCACCGGCGGCGAGGTGATCTCCGAGGAGGTCGGCCTCAAGCTCGACACCGTCGAGCTGGAGCTGCTCGGTCAGGCCCGCAAGATCGTCGTCACCAAGGACGAGACGACCATCGTCGAGGGCTCGGGCGACGCCGACCAGATCACCGGCCGGGTCAACCAGATCCGCGCCGAGATCGAGAAGTCGGACTCCGACTACGACCGCGAGAAGCTGCAGGAGCGTCTGGCCAAGCTGGCCGGCGGTGTTGCGGTCATCAAGGTCGGCGCGGCCACCGAGGTCGAGCTGAAGGAGCGCAAGCACCGCATCGAGGACGCCGTTCGCAACGCGAAGGCGGCCGTCGAGGAGGGCATCGTCGCCGGTGGCGGCGTGGCTCTGCTGCAGGCGTCGGTGATCGCGTTCGAGAAGCTGGACCTCGAGGGTGACGAGGCGACCGGTGCGGAGATCGTCCGCAAGGCCGTCGAGGCGCCGCTGAAGCAGATCGCCGTGAACGCCGGCCTCGAGGGCGGCGTCGTGGTGGAGAAGGTTCGCAACCTCGAGCCGGGCTGGGGCCTCAACGCCGCGACCGGTGAGTACGTGGACCTGATCAAGACCGGCATCATCGACCCGGCCAAGGTGACGCGCTCGGCGCTGCAGAACGCAGCGTCCATCGCGGCCCTGTTCCTCACCACCGAGGCCGTCATCGCCGACAAGCCGGAGAAGGCAGCAGCCGCTCCGGGCGGCGCGCCCGACATGGGCGGCATGGACTTCTGA
- a CDS encoding PP2C family protein-serine/threonine phosphatase translates to MDVAMTSTTDTVCPSCGGTVSEADLFCEACGAELKPGTAPTSPALDTDTEPTVEIGAVAGAEPAAPGPCRSCGGTVSADGYCETCGTKAAKPRDHFEEQPTAWVAGVCDRGIRHSRNEDAMAIAADAEPGSRALLVVCDGVSSSLDSDVASLAAARAAREVLEAGHAQGLGTESSRASAIAARLKAAADAASDAVLDNTSPDSPNPASCTFVAAVLENGLLVAGTVGDSRAYWFPDAAEPVALTVDDSWAAELIATGVSREEAESGPHAHAITRWLGKDAPDHTPRTTTLQVSGPGWLLVCSDGLWNYCSEAAPLAELVRQTAADKGGEPLATASALVDWANAQGGQDNITVALARI, encoded by the coding sequence ATGGACGTTGCGATGACGAGTACGACCGACACGGTCTGCCCCAGCTGCGGCGGGACGGTGTCCGAGGCGGACCTGTTCTGCGAGGCCTGCGGCGCCGAGCTGAAGCCGGGGACCGCCCCGACCTCACCGGCACTGGACACCGACACCGAGCCGACCGTGGAGATCGGCGCGGTGGCCGGTGCGGAGCCTGCAGCCCCCGGCCCGTGCCGGTCGTGCGGCGGAACCGTCAGCGCGGACGGGTACTGCGAGACCTGTGGCACCAAGGCGGCCAAGCCGCGCGACCACTTCGAGGAGCAGCCCACAGCGTGGGTGGCCGGAGTGTGCGACCGCGGCATCCGGCACAGCCGGAACGAGGACGCGATGGCGATCGCCGCGGACGCCGAGCCGGGTAGCCGGGCGCTGCTGGTGGTGTGCGACGGCGTCAGTTCGTCACTCGACTCGGACGTCGCCTCACTCGCGGCCGCCCGGGCAGCGCGTGAGGTGCTCGAGGCCGGCCACGCGCAGGGCCTCGGCACCGAATCGTCGCGGGCGAGCGCGATCGCGGCCCGGCTCAAGGCGGCGGCCGACGCGGCGAGTGACGCCGTACTCGACAACACCAGTCCGGACAGCCCCAACCCGGCGTCCTGCACGTTCGTCGCGGCAGTCCTGGAGAACGGGCTGCTGGTGGCGGGCACTGTCGGCGACAGTCGCGCGTACTGGTTCCCGGACGCGGCCGAGCCGGTCGCACTGACCGTCGACGACTCGTGGGCGGCCGAGCTGATCGCCACCGGGGTCTCGCGCGAGGAGGCCGAGTCCGGTCCGCACGCGCACGCGATCACCCGCTGGCTCGGCAAGGACGCACCGGACCACACTCCACGGACCACAACCCTGCAGGTGAGCGGTCCGGGCTGGCTGCTGGTCTGCTCGGACGGCCTCTGGAACTACTGCTCGGAGGCGGCACCGCTGGCCGAGCTCGTACGTCAGACAGCTGCGGACAAGGGCGGCGAGCCGTTGGCCACCGCGTCCGCCCTGGTTGACTGGGCCAACGCCCAGGGCGGTCAGGACAACATCACCGTCGCGCTCGCACGGATTTAA